A stretch of DNA from Roseovarius sp. M141:
CGCTCCAAACCGAGGCCGAAAGCTATGCCGGTGTCTTCAATGCCATCCACGATCTGCGCCCCGGAAAACCCGAGCTTCGCCTGCGCCTTGCCGAGGGGGCAACATCGCTGGGATTGACAGCGCGCTACGTTGCAGATCAGCTTGGGGCCGCTTTCTTGGGGCGGGTCATTACAACGGTCCAGAGTGGCGACATAAGCCATGAGATCGAGTTGGAGCAATCCTCTGAGGATCGCGATTCCCGCGACGACCTGCGTGATTTCACCATCGCCCTGCCCGATGGCAAGAGCGTGCCGCTTTCAACCGTAGCACATCTGAACGAGGCACGCGGCTGGTCCAGCATCGCGCATGTGAACGGCAAGCGCACCGTGACCGTTCAGGCCGATGTCGATACACGTATCGGGAATGCCGATGCGATTGTCGCCGAATTGAACACGAGGTTCCTGCCGCAACTGGCGGCCAGTGTGCCGGGCCTGCGTTTTGAAATCGGCGGCCAAAGCGCAAATTCGGCCGAAACCGTCGCCTCGATCCTGCGTGGTTTCATGATCGGGCTGGTGGGTATCTATGTCGTGCTGTCTTTCCAGTTCCGCAGTTACGTGGAACCGGTGATCGTGATGCTGTCGATCCCGCTCGCTTTCATCGGTGTGATACTGGGCCATTTTATCATGGGCTATAACATCTCGATGCCCTCCTTGATCGGTGCCGCGTCGCTGGCTGGCATTGTGGTTAACAACGCGATCTTGCTGGTTCAGGTCATCAAAAGGCATGCCGCCGATGGTATGGAACTGGCGCGCGCTGCCGGTCAGGCCAGTCGCGAACGGTTTCGCCCTATCCTGATGTCGGTCTCGACCACGATGATGGGGCTCATCCCGCTTTTACTGGAAGGTAGCACTCAGGCTCAAACCCTGAAACCGCTGGTGATTTCGGTGGTATTCGGGCTGTTTTCCTCGACCGTCCTCGTGCTCATCGTGTTGCCGTCATTCTACGCAATTCTCGGTGATCTGGGATTGGCGAAGGTCAAAGGTGGAGAACCGGATATGCAAGCTCGGAAAAAGGGATCGACTTCAAAATGACCCATAGAACCAAAAACGGCTTTATTAGTTCAGAAACAATGCCGGGTGGCATGCACAGCAACGGCATGTTGCGATGTTTGAAAGTCGCAACCCTAGCTCTGGCCATCATGATGGCGCTCTGCATAAAAGCCAACTCACAGCAATTGCTTTCGGCAGAAGAGATCGAGAGCCAGATCATCGGGCACAGCTTTCAGGGCAAAAAGGGAATTCTGTCGGTTTCATTGCATTACGTCAGGGATGGCACCGTGACCATGCAGTCGCCGATCGGAGCCGGAGCAGGAAACTGGAGGCTGAGCGACAACCAGCTTTGCGTGAAACTATCCAGCGGACCCCGCAAGGCAAACGAATGCATGACCTTCGTCAGCCAACTAGACGGGACCTATCGCGCCTCGAACGGATTGCGGCTGACGGTAATGAAGTGACGGCCAAACAATATCCATCACGTGCCGCAGAGGCGAAATCGCGGCCTTTCACCCCTGGCGCTGATACCCGACCAAAGCAGAGGTCCCCGCCGTGCCTTCGAATATTGCCGTCTCCAGATTTCGGGCGATCCTCTCGGCCCGGATTATCAGATAGTTTGCCCCCGCCGATGTCGGCGCGGTTTCCTCGTCCCCCCAATCATCAGCGCGCCACTAACGGATCAGCGGCACATGCCCGCGGCCGCGTATCTCCTACCTACTCGACAAGCTTTGGATACCGGTCCGTCGCATAGAGCGCGTGACAAGCCGTGCAGGCTTCGATCATCCGACTAAACTCCACATGTTGCCGCGCCCGGTCACCATCGCGCGCGGCCTCGGCCAGTGTGGCAGAGATCTCGTGGAAGGCGCGGTCTCGGCTGACAAAGTCCTCGGGCACTGCGGCCATCAGGTCCTGTTTGTCCTCAGGGGTCATGGATTGCTGTAGAATAAAACTGTCATGGATCTTTTGCGCCAGCTCTGCGACACGCGCATCGTCACCCGCGATCAGATACGAAATGATCTGGTGGCTGGC
This window harbors:
- a CDS encoding cytochrome c; its protein translation is MTGLTKKTWSTRAASSALAAVFAITSGWAAAQDVNPVSPDLTPKLRELLRKEMLSIEDASHQIISYLIAGDDARVAELAQKIHDSFILQQSMTPEDKQDLMAAVPEDFVSRDRAFHEISATLAEAARDGDRARQHVEFSRMIEACTACHALYATDRYPKLVE